TGTAAGGCGGTTCCTCCtacaatgaataataatagaattatatgctaattataagtaaaatgcaaactgtaataataaaaacaaattttaaccCAGATATGGTCATTATTATGATTAGAATAATCAATGCTATTTATTATGCTGGCTATTGCAGCAATTATAAcatgaaatagaaatattattttgtaaaatcagTAGTCTGCTGCGTAGTAACATTCTTTCCATATTTCTTAACTGAGTAGTACAAGTTGACTTGATAACCCAGAATATCATTATCTATAGTTTATCATTGCCTCAAAAACATACATTAACATAGATTAATGTACCAGATATATAGAGGAAAACATCTATACGTTAGTGTATTggttgtaaaaaatgaaataaaatgttatcttatcGAAGTCCATTAGGAGATTTGTTCAAAATCATTCATCGTTCAAGGAAATGTAACAGTTTGTAAGAGCTTATAACAAAGTTACATATTTtagtttcaaataaaacaaaatttctttttgtttattgtCTGACTTTTGTTTCTTCATAATATAGGAAAATgctatgtattaatttaatgattgtacatcaatttttatcatatatatggaacattgtgtttaaatataataattctataaataaagtgcTAGTAGTTTTCTGAGAATTTGatacaaaattagaaataatattgttttagtttttaaattttagaaacaatATCTTGATTCTCATTGTCAgggaaaatattcaattatcacAAATTATCTTTCAGGAAACAAAACCAgtataattatgcaattagATACTTGACACCATtagtttcttatatatatttatacaagaaaTCCTTCAGGAGggaattatacgaaatattatctaataattattttcaagaaaaaaaaacatgtaattataaacattcttTTATGCAGAGAATACTATcatctgtttatatattttatattaagtatgtacaagattatttacaatattataaattacatttaaacttGCACAAATCAATAtgcgcaatatatataaataatcttttatcacACTGATGTCATATATTGCAGCTTAGCTGTTATAACGCagttatattttcaaacaaagtCCTTTCTTCCACTGATGGTCACCAAACAAAGAAGGATTAGatcatcatttatatttatatgtgtaagcTTTCCTATGACATATGAACATTTTCAGAGAtgaaaaatgagataaaatcGTAGCTCTATTGCGCTTCATATGTCCGTGCGACAAGTCCAATACGACGTaaaatttttcgcgaaaatctCACGAAATCCTATGGGCGTAACTCACCAATTCCTGCACACTTATCATCTGGCCATTGCTGTACCTGTGATGCGTCGGCGAATTTTTTTCCAGGGCCCTCAACGCTTTCACCCACAACGTTCCTGGCACCCCATGCACGAGATAATCGTTATAATTGATTAACGAATTCGTTCGCATCGCTTGCGTAAGGAAACATGTCAGAAAAAGGAGCGCGAAACCCGCGCGACTTTGTCCTGCCATTTTACGGGACGCGCGTCCTTGCGCGTTCTAGCTCCTTCGATTATTTACGATAGACTGGATAGACCAAGCTTGTGCGTTGACGATACGAGATACGATGTACGACATACGACTACGACTGATTGTATTACAATCACTACAAACACACACTCGATACTCGATTACAGTGACCGACCCTATCCGTGTGTCTCGATAACGGACTGACGGACGGCGGACTCACGCAACCGTCGATTCTGCGGAGGTCTGTTCCTGTTCCTTCTAGGTTGCACGTTGCACTATGTGCAGTTATTGCAGGCGGTAAAGCAAAGTGACaacgtatgtatgtacctaATAATAACTCGCGCTGAATCGTGAATACCACTTGCATGTCGCATGAACGGGAATTGTGTATTTAAGTCAATTAAATTGAATCCAGCGAAATCAAATAATTGACTATGCTGAATGtgaggaaaaattaattgcgcaCGATGAaatcagatttaattatatctcgcACACGTAAGTTGAAGTTTTTCCGCATTCCATCACTAagcaagtaaaaaataatctgaaagagaatataaagagaatgtatatttttgtattaaataaagaatttaatacaactttaaaTCGCAAcagtattaaatacaaatttaatactgTCGCGATTGGTCATTTATGCTAAATTTTATGAACCTTTTATTAcctcaacattattttataacaaaagcTTATCTAAAAATCTTTCAgctatatattgtaattttacaattgtaCGTATTTCACTCTAAATACATACTATTATGACATTtatgatagaaaattttatatgtattatataggCATGTATCACATGTGcgcataattttcaatatgacGCGTTCAGAAATGTTATTATTCGTGTGATAAAATAGCATGTAATTGGCCAATTGGGACAAAAAGagcaaagattttttttgtcctgattggtcaattaaaTATTCCCCTCTTTCACAAATCTCGGACTCTTGTCACGTGACCAATTTTAATTCGATTTAAATCCGAGTCTTCGAACAGATGGCGCTGAAACTAATTCACACGTGGTTCTCACTTATTTGCAAAggagaatttttttgtgtatcCTGCCTGTGTGATGTCCTGATCTTGCTATCGTGtttctaaaatgataattatgcaTCCTGACGAAAGTAAAGAAGTAAACGAGGATAATAGTGACTATCAGGAAAATGAATCTGATGATTTGGAAACGGAGAACAATATAGATCAGTCATTACAAGATGTTAAATCTACTTCAAATGCAGGATGGGCAGATGTTATGCAAAAGATTTTAAGAACAAATAAGCCAAAGAGGAAAAAGACAATAGTACTAGCTAAGGCAAAGAAATTGTgcgatgtaaaaataaaagaaaaaccagaagatatttcttttgacattGATAGTATTGAAAATGAGACTGAAATAGAAGAAGCTAATGTCAAGAACGCAGAACACATTGTACATAGTAAGCTGaggataaaagagaaaagtctTGGCATTCGAATAAAACCATCCATTGCAGATAGGGAACGTgaaaaaatgttgcaaaaaatAGCCACaaggtaatttatattacatttgctAACTTTTTCTTACTGTTTTTCatgtttgttaataaattattaataatttcctgTACTATATTTTACAGAGGGGTTGTCCAACTATTTAATGCGGTAAAACAGCaacaaatagatataaataaaaaattatcacaagCAGGACCATTAGAAAGAAAACGCGAGCAGGTATTCAAAAGCATTGATAAAAATGCCTTTCTAGATATTCTTATGGGTGGCAGCAAAAGCATACCAGTTGATAATACTGTCAAATCTGAAgaacaaacaaataataaaaaagtaagtaaagttttttatgtactactttatatatcatgtaatattatatatataaaatatctttatagtatatctatatagtatattattgatttatcttTTAACATGCATTAAACTCGTAAACTGTTTATCAAGgccatatataatttgtatttattgatattggtacatatttttacatttaatatacaattgtgCATAAAGGTGAAAATATACATTCGTCTTTTTTAAGGATGACAAAATATGGAGTGTCCTTCGAGATGATTTTGTTATGGGAGCCAAGTTGAAAGATTGGGACAAGAAggatgaagaagaagaggatTCATCAGCCCCCGAAGCCAGTGATGTGgattgaaaagatatttttttcatatgatTTTCTTTCCAAgtaattatagttttaaaaaatcttcattattatttgtgtACATAATGAACTCAACtcgaaatattgatattttctgaataaatatgtcaatacatattgaattttttaaaattacagtttatccatttattaatttatgtatacatatactataacTGGCCTTGCCTTCCTTTTTGTGATCCTTTTTTGTGATTTAGCAAATGTTTGTTTAggtataacaatatatgtaaactttagatatttctcattatgagaaataatttactgatagttcttattaatttattgatattggTTGGACTTGAAGATATTTTTTCCATAGATTAAGATTCttataaagcaatatttttctttattgttttattaatatgattagactcaaaagaaaggaaaaagaacTTGGTAGTAATCAATCAATATGAAATGAAAATCCCGTtgtctacatatattttccatttagcATTCTAAAAACTAGGAAGGcacatagtattatatatgctTCACACAggattttattctttcaatatCTCTCGGTCGGTAATTTTTATCCTTACGAGATAGGACAACAATGATGTggtataacttatataattctctctaattatcttattatatataacgtgtacataagaaatgtatttaaaatcaactgttattatatcatttacttTCTGGAACATGC
Above is a genomic segment from Anoplolepis gracilipes chromosome 3, ASM4749672v1, whole genome shotgun sequence containing:
- the LOC140664280 gene encoding RRP15-like protein — translated: MIIMHPDESKEVNEDNSDYQENESDDLETENNIDQSLQDVKSTSNAGWADVMQKILRTNKPKRKKTIVLAKAKKLCDVKIKEKPEDISFDIDSIENETEIEEANVKNAEHIVHSKLRIKEKSLGIRIKPSIADREREKMLQKIATRGVVQLFNAVKQQQIDINKKLSQAGPLERKREQVFKSIDKNAFLDILMGGSKSIPVDNTVKSEEQTNNKKDDKIWSVLRDDFVMGAKLKDWDKKDEEEEDSSAPEASDVD